AAGAGAATCATTATGAAAACAATACCCTTGCATTCAAGAACTCAAACAATCACCTTGTCGTAAACTCACGTATGTAAAGCGAATGCGTATACGAAACCACTCTACGGTAGACTTTAGCGGAAAtcaatgaatattttaatccATCTTGAATTTCCTCCTCCAAAGTACTGGAATGTTTATAATTATTGCAGAAGTAAAGTGTACGTTACGTCTGGTACACAGGACGCATATTATATTCTCTTACCGGCACGTACGTTTTCTTGCAACATGATGATGAAAGTAGCAGTACAACCCAATCATTCATTTACGTGCTTCAATTGAACCGAACTGTATCGCATCCGATAAGAATGAAGAGCATTAATATTTTATCGATGCTTTCGAATGATTTCATGTGATAGGAAGACATAGAATCACGGGAGGGTGTTACGAATCATCAAATTGTCTTCATCCAACTGCAGCAGACAAGAACTTCGTTCGGGATGAACatgaaaaactttaaaatcaGGCACAAAGAAGCCCATTCGAAAAATCGGACGTATTGTTACAGAAAATAAACTCAAGAGGCCTTCCGGTTCAGTTTACGAGTAATGCACTTggggaaaaacatttctagAATTAGTGTTTGAAGAAGGTAACGTGCTTTGTTAAGGTTACAGAAGGATTTCTTTCGTTTCAAGCAGACTTATTTTCAtgctgtcttttttttcttcctacttCACATTCGAATTTATTGAACGAGAAGGGATAAGATAAGGTGAAgaacttcaacaaaaaacgacaatgGGCACGAGCTGTGAAGCAGGAGAAGATAAGAATGGAAAACATTGTGACCCGAGGTAAGATCGAACGGGCATGGGTGAAAGAAATGCTTCAGCAATGCGACTAAGTTTAGTGGTGGGCGGGAAAAGGTAAGTTTGCAGTTCCTGATTTCGTTCCCCAGACGAGTAGCTAAGGTTTCCCCGGGAGGAATTTCAAAATTCTGTCAAATCTGCAAATGGCTAAGGCAGCAAAAATGTCCATCCGAATGATTGTAAGGTTGGAATTAAAGAACCGAATCCAAAAGTGAACGCATTCCGGTGCGTTAAGGAGCGCACCTTCAGTACGGAAGCTTCATTTGGATGCTTTCCCTCCTTACGAATGTAGGaaacgagaaagaaaatttacttcaaaaccttccaccaaaaccaaaaagaaaaggaaatgtaaaatccGGCTTCATCCACGTGAACATCCCTGGAGGGGTTGGAGTATTACTTCCAGTGCGATTCCTCCGAGATGGTATTCTGCCATTATGCATTCGTGTCTATCAAACCAGACAAAGTTTCGGTTGAGTCTATAGAAAATAATggagaaatgtatttttagcGATAGGGCTGATCATGGAAAGAAGAAGACAGTCTTATCACCGGTCTCTTGGGAATAAAAtgagtttaaaaaatgaatttatccATGCAGGCATGTACCGCAAGAGACAGAGTTTTCTACAGTCATAAATATATAATGTttatcaaaagaaaatgtgaagaTCTTCAAGCTTTAAGGACGGCAGCTTTAACTCGTCCCCCATTGTTAACTGAATTCAGCACTATTGCAAGATACTGCCAAGTATTTCACTCGTCCCTAACACGCACGCTTTCACTTCCATtttaagtaaaattatttttgatatCTTCATCCAGCAGCTCGAAGTAGTCATCATCATTTCGCGTGACTATCATTCCTCCATACTGCTCCGCCAGCAGTTCCAGCTTCGTGACGACCTCACAGTGTGAGTGGTACAAACATTCGTACACAATTTGCCAAATCATGGAGTAGAGATTACGCCTGTCATCGACTTGACGCATCGTGAACTCTTCGTCTATGTTGAGGTATTCGGTACGGTTGGTCGCTTCGCTGTAAGATGACCACACAATATCTGATAGTTTGCTACGTTTTGGAGTTGGATTGCTGCAGAAAGTGAACAAGTTATCAATGCGATGTCTCCTGCTTTTCATATGCGTTACGTTTCTTACCCATATTTCACAAAGTTTGCAATCAATTCAACAGTCTTGATGTGAACTGATAGTTCATGGCGGTACTCTGTACGATTTTCCAATGCTTCGGCCAGATTGTATGGACTAAAGATGTATCCCAACTCGTCTCCATGTAGAGCACCGTACCTATCCGTCTCCAAATAATCCGCGTATATTCTTTTCTTGTACTCGCCAAATTTTCCATCATATTCGAAGCGCAGATAGTATAGTTGGTCGTTGCCCGCGCGTGTCCCAAGCTCATGTAGTAATCGTCTAATTGGATAGAAAATGTTCGCCATATTTGCCATCTTCTGATAGAACTGTTGCTTAGTCGGTTCAAGGCCTTGTGCCACTACCCATTTGCCAACATTATCCATAATGTCACCGAGTTGCCGCTTTACCGTTGGATGACGCTGGTTCAGATAGTTTGTACTCATCCAAAAATCATATACATGTGGTAGTAGCATTTCAAACTCGATAGCGGTTTCGCTAATAAGTATCGGCATTTGAGGAGGAGTTTGTACACGAACCATTTCGTGAGGTGTTCGAGTAAAGTAAGCGCCACTGTCTTCTGTATGATTGTCTAACGTAggtataaaacaaacatagaaCATGCTGGAAAACGCAAAAGTGTATCGTAACTTGCGATCCGGGATGAAGAACCTTTGGAAGTCCAGTTCCCGCAGCTCATCCAGAGCAGTTATGTCCAAATCGCGtataaaattatcaaaacatCGAGAGTAGTCGTAGAGTATTGCCCACGGTGCAAGCATAGATCCGCTCAGTACGATCAGGTTGTGAAAAAGGCCACGTGCCCGTTCATGGTATAAATGATGGGTTACCGAACCGCCGCCAGCACTGTGTCCCATAAGAGTGACACGCTTAGGATCACCTCCGAAATGATGCACGTTGCGTTGTATCCATTGCAGAGCGGAAAGTTGATCTTTCAACCCATAATTACCAGTTATGTTTTGGCGTTCGTATTTCAAGAATCCAAAAACTCCTAAGCGGTAGTTAAGCGTGATAACGATCAGCTCCTGAATAAGAAATGAGCACAGTGGTAATTTATAACCAGactaaaacacacatttacacacatttTCCATAAGTAGATCTACGCCATGGATTTTTCCTGATCCGGCTACAAAGCTTCCCCCGTGTATAAAAACTAACACGGGATACTTAACGGGGTCTACATTGGGTTCAGCAGTTCTAGGCTCCTGTAGCGGTGTAAAAACGTTCAAGTATAGGCAATCTTCACTTCCCTCTATACCATCTTGGCGGTTGATGTTTTTAAACTGTGTACATATACTACCGTACGATGTGTAGTTTTGAAATCCTTCAGGATCTAGCTGTACTGGGTTCTAATTATCAACAGAAGTttatattaatgttttatcaACACGTCGATCTGATAGCAAACTCACAGTAAATCGTAACTCCCCGACGGGAGGCTTGGCGTAGGGAATTCCAAGGAAAGCACAATACGGCACAtcgttgaatgttttattgtaaacaccagcagcaccagcatgTTCACTAAACTGAATTGAGCATGGAGCGTTGTGCTGCTCGGTAACTTCTGTCGGAACAGCCACAGCTAAATCAAGTGTACAACTAGCGACCACGAGTAATAGTAGTAACAGAGCGTTCATCACTTCCGTTTGATTTGCGTGTCTTTCCGATTAACCTTTTGAAAATCCAACCACACTAAACGGATGCTCTTTCGTAACTGTTGATAAACAGCGCTGTCGTGGTTTATAACGCGCATAATCTTAATGCTGACGATCACAATGCTAGAGCAGACAGCGATGGGTAAGGCGATGTGCGAAGCGAGTTCCGAGTAATGTCTGCTGCGATCGTGTTGCTCGTGCAGGCTTATTGCGATTGATAAGACATCAATGCTACTATTGAGTTGTAACGCAAGGTCAATGCTACAGGCTGACAACCTCTCTCGGAGCTATAagcgaaacgaaagcaaaac
The DNA window shown above is from Anopheles funestus chromosome 3RL, idAnoFuneDA-416_04, whole genome shotgun sequence and carries:
- the LOC125767435 gene encoding juvenile hormone esterase-like, which produces MNALLLLLLVVASCTLDLAVAVPTEVTEQHNAPCSIQFSEHAGAAGVYNKTFNDVPYCAFLGIPYAKPPVGELRFTNPVQLDPEGFQNYTSYGSICTQFKNINRQDGIEGSEDCLYLNVFTPLQEPRTAEPNVDPVKYPVLVFIHGGSFVAGSGKIHGVDLLMENELIVITLNYRLGVFGFLKYERQNITGNYGLKDQLSALQWIQRNVHHFGGDPKRVTLMGHSAGGGSVTHHLYHERARGLFHNLIVLSGSMLAPWAILYDYSRCFDNFIRDLDITALDELRELDFQRFFIPDRKLRYTFAFSSMFYVCFIPTLDNHTEDSGAYFTRTPHEMVRVQTPPQMPILISETAIEFEMLLPHVYDFWMSTNYLNQRHPTVKRQLGDIMDNVGKWVVAQGLEPTKQQFYQKMANMANIFYPIRRLLHELGTRAGNDQLYYLRFEYDGKFGEYKKRIYADYLETDRYGALHGDELGYIFSPYNLAEALENRTEYRHELSVHIKTVELIANFVKYGNPTPKRSKLSDIVWSSYSEATNRTEYLNIDEEFTMRQVDDRRNLYSMIWQIVYECLYHSHCEVVTKLELLAEQYGGMIVTRNDDDYFELLDEDIKNNFT